The window GAAAAAAAAGAGCGTGTGCCAACATTAACAAATGTACTACGGGTAAAAGTATGGAGGTCAAACTGAAGCCAGATTATGACTAAGCAAAGCTTTTAAACCATAAAGACCTGTATGTGGGACCTTACTTgccttaaaatgtctttaacGTCAGATTTTTGGTACATATTAGAAACAAATGCATTATTATATAGTATTCAATAATTATAGATAAAATATAAACTTTCAATTCAAGAAACTAGGTTACATAGTGAAAGAGAGAATAAGTAAATTGTTTTAGTGTTATTGTATGAATCCGCTTGCAATGTGGGATGCTGCtgctgtagtagtgtagtagaaGTGCTAATGCTGCGATAGTCTCGTATCTAGCAAGCTAATGTGTCTGTAGCATTGTACTACGACGGGGGACCAATGTGGGAGTGTCTCAACACTGTGGTAGGCTGGTAGCTGGTGTGGTAACATTGCTTTAGCATAGTTGTATGAGGCCACTAGCAGTGTGAGATGATGCTGGCAGCAGGTGTGCTAATACCACAGTAGACTGGAAGTTGGCATGATAATGTAGCTGTAATGTTGTTGTACGAGGCCGTTAGCAATGTGGGATGATGCCAGTAGCAGGTGTGCTAATGACGCTATCGACTGGTAGCCACCATGCTAACATGGCTTTAGCGTTGTTGTACGAGGAAGGTAGCAATGTAGTAGAATGCCGGTAGCAGGTGTGCCAATGCTGTTGCAGGCTGGTAGTGCTACAATTAATGTAGCAATGCTAGATTAGGCTGCTAGCAATGATGGATTAAACTGGTAGCAGGAATGCTTACGTCAGGTAGTGGTGTCGGATAAGAGCTGGTAAccagcatgctaatgctgcagtagcaaTGCTAGACAACACCTGTAGCTGGCATGTTAATGCTGTGGTAGAGATGTTGGATGAGACCAGTAGAGATGTTGAATGAGGCCTGAAGCTCACAGTTTTCCATTTTGCATTTAGTTAGAATGCTATCTTTGTTAAAAGTCCAATATGTagctaattttcagtagtaaatgataaaatgattaagatgtatcatcagatattaaggaaatatgTTGAGCGAAAGCATCGGTAGCTCTTGTCAGatgggcttcagcagtacgttcctattttaagtgttcactccgtcccggagttttgtgtcagttttgtcctctgtctccgCCTGCTGcttgttccccaacactaactccacccccgaggttgccagcacgtaACACTACTACAGCGATCGGTGCttcagcaaaggagctagctagAAGAGCTGactcagttaaacctcagctgcaacacagcttaaaaaagcctcagcatgtctcaaaaaagctcagtgaccaaagaaagaatataacaagagtgaatattggcagtgagtttgagacttagagctcaaaaagacaatacaatacaataccacCCCAGAGCTgttacttttctcctgaacaggtgagctaactggctagctaattcagttaggtcatttatcaccaccaccaggtTAGCTTACTACGGACTAGAGCTGTCTCTCCGACCGCGGCGCTCCCTCACGCGGGGAACAGCCGTTCGTGTCGCTACCTCGTGCGGGACACAGCCAATTGCGCCACTACCTCGGGCGGGACACAGCCCCACCGACCGCTCCCACCCGGGGGGGCACAGCCGACCTCGGCACTCCCTCGCGTGGGGCACAGCCCTCGTGTAAAACACAGTCAATATGGCGTTAAATACGGGTGATAGAACAGTTTCGAATTTCTTCATATctcctctcctctcgctcgtactctCGTTCTCTAcctctcctactagtctaaactttgtgtagattcagcctgatGAATTTGGCAAGCCGAGGTAGTTTTGTGGCTAGGGAGGGGTGGGCGGGACAGACTACTCTTTgcggtgttttgaaattggactgctgtagccatttcacatgttcgctctcagttcctacagaatgtacctttaaatgatcctttaataatacattatttcaaCAATAAAGACTGGAAAAGTCTAAAAGCCTGAGAGTCTGAACGCTGATCAAAATATTTGAACACACTGAATTTTGGAGCCCTCAAGCAACACACGTGGCCCCAAGACACATTCTTGAGGCACGGCATTCCTCATCCTTGCAGATCTAGCAGCACTCGGTGGCTTACTGTTACTGCTAAACGAAGGGTTAGACTAGAGTGGAAATGATCTCTGTCGTGTGTGGAGCCACAGTATGAATGCCATTGTTCCACAGCTTAAGTAGTCAGCTCCTTTAACGGTGGCCTCAACAGGCTCTCAGGGCTTTCATCTTACCTTTCATCCCACATCGTGGCCTCATAGGCTTTCGTCACTGCGTGAGGTTACAGAGGAGGAAGTGGCGACGTTGTTAAAGGAAGCTTGACCAGTGTGCGGCTGGAGTTATGGCCAGCATATTCATTTTTGCATGATAGTCGTAACGAAGACAGTAAAACTTAATTCGCTGAttcatttaatgtgatttatatgaACACAACTGCACAATTGGGTCACTAAAATGGTGTAGATCGTAAATCCACCATTTGTTTGAATTAAATCTGTTTCCAATATTTACTCAACTACTCAGCATTTGTTGCCACACATACAATCAAACAGAGACATTTGACTCACTATCGGTGTGTAGATTCCCCTCAGGCAACCTTGGATAAACTTGTAGCTCAtccatcattttctgagctactaACTCTGTGCTGGTTGTGTGCTAAACTCTACAGCATTTttcttctctgtctttttttctagGATTATTTCAAATCTTTATTAGAACTAATATTAAAAATAAGgttaaatacaaatctgttttaTTCACCTTACTATAAAATTCCAAGTAGATTTATTGTGCAAAGTAATGCTTTaccaaaaagataaaaaagaaaatcaataaaattaaGGCATTCAGGCATAATAACAAAAAGTTTCAAGTCTAACTAAGATTTTCACCTTATCCAGGCTAACACTGTAGCATCTTTACAGACTTTGTGGTTGTTTTTTAGGAGGCTAAGTGAACTGCTTTCCACACGACCATCTGGATCCACTAATTGGGCTGTAAGTGTGGTCATTTGAAGTGGTCTGCGTGGGCATGTTCCGTGCTAACACTCATTTGTGGAAGTGGACATCAGACAGTCAGGATACAGGTGCAGTTGGAGGGGTGATGAAGGCAGGAGACAGGATAGACTAATGTTTTTCTTGTCTCAAAGCTGGGAAGACGACGATGTGTTATCATTCCGGCTCTGCTTTTctaaaatataactaaaatgGGAAACCAGACTCAGCTGCCTACATGCGGAAGTGAGTCATGCAACTATGTTGGGCTGCAACATGAACAGATTTAACTTGTTGGTTTAATAACACACAACATCATCTCTGTCATGCAAAAATCTATTTCCAAAACTGAAACTGTATAGGAGAAGCCAAACTAAAAAGATTCAAATTAAAGCCAAAAGGGGCATTTATATTGCTCCTTTTATCATGAAATTGGGACACAAAGTGAAAAACAGCTGCAGATTTACATTAtggcaaaaagtgaaaaatattttgcagaacagtgacaatatatatatatataataaccaaTATGGAACTTATTGACAGAGTCAGTACATACGAAAGATATAACaatgggattaagcctagttttgggCTACATAGCATCTTGAGTGggtattttccattaaaaggagtatGATTAGACTTAATTCCTGTCCAGTACATTAAGTCTTCACCAATCTACTACACTCTACATAAAAAGTGTCCTTTGGACTAATATCAATGTCACTGTCACTATCACACAGCTGAGCCATCTCTTAGAGGTATAAAAAACTGCTGGTAAGCCAGTCAATTAATTAAGAGGAGAAAGGTTCTACATTATTGTTGTTACCCAAAAGAAACTTCTCTGAAATAGCAACTACCAAACTGTACATAAAAAGTCAATGCAACATTTTTGGTCAATGAAATTTGGATACAGGGTAAAGAAAACTGCATGATTTACACTCTATCAAAaagctaaaaacaacaaaattaagATTAAAGATCTTTGGGTGACAGGGATGATACATTTGTCTTTACTAAAATACCCCCCTAAACTAAAAGAGGAATAAACACACATTTCAAGATTTGTCATTTTGTTTCAAGCAGTACAATTTTATTTCACAATACATAAATCAATTGTGAAAGCATAACTGGCCAAGTGCTTGTTTAAAACATACAGTCCTTATTCATGTGTGAATATTCCTATGTATGTTTACAATACCATTGTGGGCTTATTTAACACTGACTGCATAAATGCTTAGATTGTTTGGGTTGTATTTCATGTCTCCTACTTTAATACCTCCTTTTTCAACACTTAGCCAGGTTTGGACAAATTTGGTACAAATCGAAATAAATActcataatataaataaataaattaaacgaaagtatttacacagtaaaacGCGTCatataaaaatatcacaataaatatcCGACGTAGACAACAGTGCAAACTCAATCACACCGCTGACGTCACCGCTGCACTCCAAAATGACCagttcctttttgtttttttcagtgcgTTACAGAAATCCACTGGGCCGATCACAGTTCAGTCTCGTAGACTCTTCAAAACGGTCAGACTCTGTACCCCAACTGGCCAGTGGAGTGCATGTGTACGCAGGGCACTCTGGAGAAGTGTAGCTCTTCTTTTCCACTCAGGCCATCTGCTTCAGATCGAGCCCTTCTGCTGAGGTAGAAACTTCTGCATGTTCCTCCTGAAATAAAGCAGACACAGAGAATACAAGAGGTCAAATAAGAACATAGCACTAAGCGTACCGATGCACACATATGGGCCGTGGCATTGCCTAGAGAGTGTGTGTTacagctgtgtattggcaagaatgtTATATATGGAATATATTATTCCGAAAACATATTGCGacactgtaagcaaggtgatacaTTGCAATGGTTTAAATAAcgtaaaaaaactgtaaactgtaagaAAACTCTTAATAAtattatcatatttatgaaatctGTGATTATTACGTTATCTCCCACCTTACTGACGATATAGGACAAGACTTCAGTTATGCcccaatcatttttgctgacctctgTGTGTATTGCCCATTGCCAGTATcgcaatactgtgattctgtcaTATTCAATTATTGAGGAAGATAAAATACCCTTAATAAGTAAACACcaaaaattattgatttattggtgtttgtttcacagaatttaacaaataaaactatttaacacaaacaaaaagatgcaatatatattgtggtatTGATATTTTGTTATTGTCATTATATGTGGCATTATAGTGACAGGTCTATTTACAGTATATGTAAACTTCTAATTAAAAATTTataatgtgctttaaaaaaaacgatATAGTATTGCATCACAAAATATCGTGATACATCTATATCTATTAATATTTCCATACACCCTTAGTGTGTAGTGGATGTGTGGTTGGTGTGTTTGCTTACCATGATCTGCTCCTTAGTGGTGCGGGGATACCTCGAGTTTAATCTTTTCCTCATTCTCTACATCATACGTGCCTCTCTTGTGAAATCTGTGGAGATATAAAACAAAGTCATATTAACCACTTTGAATCACAGGGATTGCTATTACTCAGTTATTATTCAGGTACTACTCATCCAACTTCAACAAGAGGCATTGTAGTGGCCCGTTCTACCGTAGAAAGTAGATGTAAGTGCTGAAGAACTGACCTGAGAGCCAAAAGGAGCCCAATGATGGTGAGACACAGTGAGGACAGCACCACGGCCACCACGGCGAGCGCTGTTGTGCGGTTGTACCCTTCCTCAGGGGTCCATACAGGCAGCGAGAAGGAGTGACACCTCTCCCCTGAGTAACCTGGGTTACATCTGCACAGAGAGGGGACAGGTTCTATGGTCAGGCTTTAGAAGAATTGAAGAATTCTGATCATCATATGAAATGAGAAGAATCATAGTTGATAGCAAGAACTTCTATGTTAACAGGTAACCTGACCAATACAAAAAGGTCCAAAATCCGATTTTAAGTTACAAGATCCTCAAAagaaatttgtttagtttctcAATTTGAAAATGTAGAAGAAGAACCCCTAAGGTGCTTAGAACTTTTTTCTTGAAGGTCCCTAAAAGCATCTCAATGGGTTGCTCCACAGTTTTAAATCAAATAACCTCCAAAAGTTTATGGTAACCTGTTAACTTCCTCTTAACAGTTTGGTAGAGTTTTTGATGAACTAATCTATAAAACAGACAGTTCATCAAGCACCTTAATGGGTTCCTCCAAAGTTTCAAACAGAAGAACTCACAACATActtatacttttaacagtgtacagTAAAAATTGTCATTTTTGTTTAGTATATTCTCTTCTAAGAAGTACTCACATGCATGAAGGACCAATCTTCCTTAAGTACTGGCATGTTCCATGGATGCAGAAGTCCTTATATTTCTTCAGGCACGGATTCCTTTTCTTGCCTTTTCCCTTTTTctggcttttctttttcttctcctcagTCAGGACTGTGCTTGGGTCTTTAGGTTTGCTTGAAAATGCAACTGCAGGAGGAAAAAAGAATGTACAGTTGACATAAGCTGGTATTCTGCAAAACTGACAACTAATCCTCTCTAATGACTAATTTATGATcaatatccattttttttattgtttaaattacCTCTGGGCATCTCATCATCTCCCGACAGCTCGTACTCGTCTATGTCGTCATCATAGTAATACTCCTCTCCTTCCTCCAGTGAGGAATCCACGTGCCTGTTCTCTTCAACAGGTCCTTTCTCGTCCTGCGCCTCAGACGTTCGTAACAGGTGAATCACCGTGACCTGTGCAGGTTTCTCACTCTCATACCTGTCGATGGATGCGCTGCTAACCAGCGTGAAGGCCACTGAGGGGACAAGAGACAGGAAAAGGAAATCATGACATCAGAACTTATAGAGTATGAATAGAGTTCATGTAGAGTGAAAGCTTTGTTGACTTATGGGCTACGCAATCATCACAAACCAGTTTGTTCAGCACCATTAAAAAATTTGGTTATGTTGGAATGCAGCAATGTGGAAATTGTGGGCTGCTatgcaatatttgtttttttcttttgctgatACTGACACATAAAGTATAAATGttatataaacagaataaatcttttatatatatatatttgtagattGTTCATTCCATCGCACTCACACTCGAAAATTTTGTATCTCCTTCTTtacgttttttctttttattcatctATTATGAATTTGACAGCCGTGTGCAAAAatatcatgatgaatggaccaataaaaatactccaaaattacttggaatatttttttgtgtttttttaacattgacttccatttataAAGTTAGAAAGTTGATATTTTGTAGAAAagtaaaatattgtatattaaataaaatgctaaacATTTAACACAGTAGCTCATTCAGAGAGAATAAACTTAGTTTAGTATTTTAAATTACTCAACATAGAATATAGGTCTAATTTAAAGTGATTcagttaaattatataatatttgtcTGTTCATATAAATACATTTCCAGTTTTATTGTGCTTTATATCAGTTAAAGGTACGATATAAGTTTATAAAGCTTCTAAATGCAATCGCCATGGCTATTGCAAAGGCAAGTAGGGCTTTATGGTGACTTATGCAACAGGCAATGTGCCAAATACAAATGCCAAAAgccagttttgtttagttttgtttattattaatatttaattgtttgttaAATGTCTTTGTAGTTAGCTTAAAAATGATTTCTTTTTATTCTGTTAGCTTAAATAGAGTGTGTGGAGCCCTAGAAGGCACTGGGCCAGATATTTAAAAAAGCTTGCATGCACAGACACTGATCTAATGCATGAACACACGGGTCAAAAATAAACAGATCATGTTACATAAAGAATAttcttaaataagctgctgacCAGCTGAACCACATTGTTGCCCTCTAAGAAAAGAAGGGGGCCAGTTTTAGCAGTAAAAATGTACTGCTGTAGTGACCTGACTGGAAGTGTAGAGGAGTGAAATGAACAATATCTACTTTTCAGGAGTAATATGTCCGTTCACACACGCTGAAATACTGCGAATTATAAACTGAATTAACGCATAAATGGAGTGTGAAGTACTTCTGTATACTCACCCAAAACCTGCGCCAGTAGAACCACTGCAGGAAACTTCATAATGTCCAACTTATTGAAGAACAAATGAGAGAAAATCCTTTAAATCGAGTTAAAACTTCTTTACGTAGGAAGATATTCCAC of the Astyanax mexicanus isolate ESR-SI-001 chromosome 10, AstMex3_surface, whole genome shotgun sequence genome contains:
- the hbegfa gene encoding heparin-binding EGF-like growth factor a — protein: MKFPAVVLLAQVLVAFTLVSSASIDRYESEKPAQVTVIHLLRTSEAQDEKGPVEENRHVDSSLEEGEEYYYDDDIDEYELSGDDEMPRVAFSSKPKDPSTVLTEEKKKKSQKKGKGKKRNPCLKKYKDFCIHGTCQYLRKIGPSCICNPGYSGERCHSFSLPVWTPEEGYNRTTALAVVAVVLSSLCLTIIGLLLALRFHKRGTYDVENEEKIKLEVSPHH